The Vitis riparia cultivar Riparia Gloire de Montpellier isolate 1030 chromosome 3, EGFV_Vit.rip_1.0, whole genome shotgun sequence genome includes a region encoding these proteins:
- the LOC117908854 gene encoding diacylglycerol kinase 5-like, whose protein sequence is MSIPHSTKSIVCLNLPCFPDRPNVKEKYRNFKDPFVNDGLLEVICFRDAWHGDDFLPSKDRGECLAQVGTIRFELYNSAVSHIHMSIDGNRWKHPLPVEDDNKVIEIYHSGKTRVHVNSNSKCKFK, encoded by the exons ATGAGCATACCCCACAG CACCAAATCAATAGTTTGCCTTAACTTGCCTTGCTTTCCTGATAGAccaaatgtaaaagaaaaatat AGGAACTTTAAGGATCCTTTTGTAAACGATGGGCTTCTTGAAGTTATTTGCTTTAGAGATGCATGGCATGGAGATGATTTTCTTCCTTCCAAAGATCGAGGGGAATGTCTTGCACAG GTGGGAACAATCCGGTTTGAGCTTTATAATAGTGCAGTCAGCCACATCCATATGAGCATTGATGGGAATAGATGGAAACACCCTCTCCCTGTTGAGGATGACAATAAGGTGATTGAGATTTATCATTCAGGAAAAACAAGAGTGCATGTAAATTCCAATTCAAAATGCAAATTCAAATAG